Proteins encoded within one genomic window of Couchioplanes caeruleus:
- a CDS encoding N-acetylglutaminylglutamine amidotransferase, which yields MCGIGGELRFDDRAADPGAVRRMLPRLESRGPDGEGLWHRGAVALGHRRLKIIDLSEAGAQPMTDELLGLTLVFNGCIYNYRQLREELRGHGYTFASTSDTEVIIKAYHRWGADCVRRFFGMFAFAIAEHATGTVMLARDRLGIKPLYLAEGPGRLRFASTLPALLAAGDVDTSIDKVALQHYMTFHSVVPAPRTILSGVRKLPPATVRIIRPDGTSTSTVYWEASHRRVATPSTRGEWAEAIHAGLRTAVERRMVADVPVGVLLSGGLDSSYIVALLAGQGQRGLTTFSIGFESAAGESGDEFAYSDLIAKHFDTEHHQIRIGRDRFLPAVARTVAAMSEPMVSHDCVAFNLLSEDVSKQVAVVQSGQGADEILAGYSWYPPLADVPRDRAVDAYAREFFDRPHRDLARQLSPEWLLAEDVSREFVAASFARPGATTAVDAALRLDSQVMLVDDPVKRVDNMTMAWGLEARVPFLDHELVELAAACPPELKLAQGGKGVLKDAARGVVPDEVIDRTKGYFPVPGIRHLEGPMLELVREALHAPAARARGLFRKEYVDALLADPNTPRTTLGANQLWQLALLEMWLQDKGV from the coding sequence ATGTGTGGAATCGGCGGCGAACTGAGGTTCGACGACCGGGCGGCCGACCCCGGGGCGGTCCGGCGGATGCTGCCGCGCCTGGAGAGCCGAGGCCCCGACGGCGAGGGTCTGTGGCACCGTGGGGCGGTCGCCCTCGGCCATCGGCGACTGAAGATCATCGACCTCAGCGAGGCCGGCGCCCAGCCGATGACCGACGAGCTGCTCGGCCTCACCCTGGTCTTCAACGGGTGCATCTACAACTACCGGCAGCTCCGCGAGGAGCTACGCGGTCACGGCTACACCTTCGCCTCCACCTCCGACACCGAGGTGATCATCAAGGCGTACCACCGCTGGGGTGCCGACTGCGTGCGGCGCTTCTTCGGCATGTTCGCCTTCGCGATCGCCGAGCACGCCACCGGCACGGTCATGCTGGCCCGGGACCGGCTCGGCATCAAGCCGCTGTACCTGGCCGAAGGTCCCGGCCGGCTGCGTTTCGCCTCCACCCTGCCGGCGCTGCTCGCCGCCGGTGACGTCGACACCTCGATCGACAAGGTGGCGCTGCAGCACTACATGACCTTCCACTCCGTCGTGCCCGCGCCGCGCACGATCCTCTCCGGCGTCCGCAAGCTGCCGCCGGCCACCGTCCGGATCATCCGGCCGGACGGCACGTCCACCTCGACGGTGTACTGGGAGGCTTCGCACCGCCGGGTCGCCACCCCATCCACCCGCGGGGAGTGGGCCGAGGCGATCCATGCGGGGCTGCGGACCGCGGTGGAGCGCCGGATGGTCGCCGACGTGCCGGTCGGCGTGCTGCTCTCCGGCGGGCTCGACTCCTCCTACATCGTGGCGCTGCTGGCCGGCCAGGGGCAGCGCGGGCTCACCACGTTCTCGATCGGCTTCGAGTCCGCGGCCGGCGAGAGCGGCGACGAGTTCGCGTACTCGGATCTGATCGCCAAGCACTTCGACACGGAGCACCATCAGATCCGCATCGGCAGGGACCGCTTCCTGCCCGCCGTCGCCCGCACCGTCGCGGCGATGAGCGAGCCGATGGTCAGCCACGACTGCGTCGCGTTCAACCTGCTCAGTGAGGACGTGTCCAAGCAGGTCGCGGTCGTGCAGTCGGGACAGGGAGCGGACGAGATCCTGGCCGGCTACAGCTGGTATCCGCCGCTGGCGGACGTGCCCCGGGACCGAGCCGTGGACGCGTACGCGAGGGAGTTCTTCGATCGCCCGCACCGCGACCTGGCTCGGCAGCTCAGCCCGGAGTGGCTGCTCGCCGAGGACGTGAGCCGCGAGTTCGTCGCGGCGAGCTTCGCCCGTCCCGGTGCCACCACCGCGGTCGACGCGGCACTGCGGCTGGACTCGCAGGTCATGCTGGTCGACGATCCGGTCAAGCGGGTGGACAACATGACCATGGCCTGGGGGCTGGAGGCGCGCGTGCCGTTCCTGGACCACGAACTGGTCGAGCTCGCGGCGGCCTGCCCTCCCGAGCTCAAGCTGGCCCAGGGTGGCAAGGGGGTGCTCAAGGACGCGGCCCGCGGGGTCGTGCCCGACGAGGTGATCGACCGGACCAAGGGATACTTCCCGGTTCCCGGCATCCGGCATCTCGAAGGCCCGATGCTGGAGCTGGTCCGCGAGGCGCTGCACGCACCGGCGGCCCGCGCGCGGGGACTGTTCCGCAAGGAGTACGTCGACGCGCTCCTGGCCGACCCGAACACGCCGCGGACCACCCTCGGGGCGAACCAGCTCTGGCAGCTCGCGCTGCTGGAGATGTGGTTGCAGGACAAAGGCGTGTGA
- a CDS encoding carboxylate--amine ligase/circularly permuted type 2 ATP-grasp protein, with protein MTESLRVGEGSESATAGTDLTLGVEEELHVVDLRTRELVPRAPEILDRLDGHHFSAELHRSVVETNTPVAATLEDLRDGIVTLRRQAIGIAETLGLGLVAAGTVPVVDLDALPVTPTSRYRRMLDEYQMLAREQLICGAQVHVGVADRDEAVAVAQRVTPALPVLLALSASSPYWMGEDSGYASVRSLVWMRWPTAGDSGVVADAADHDALVAELVASGTITDPKMVYFDVRPSAHLPTVELRVTDSSPDADTVVLLAGLFRGLVLRALRDHRAGRPLVPVRPPLHRAAMWRAARSGLEGDLLDLPRSPVPVPAAVAVERLVGELRPQLEELGDWEQVFALSVQALSRGSSAARQRRAMARRGRISDVVDLVVADTRGGATGIGPDGQTVPAGLTPYAADGDEAFPSGDVVPAYEPIVTVLGALGPAGLRRREDAKDDEQRARGITFSVAGEAATRLFPFDLVPRIVPAADWERLRGGLLQRIRALDAFLGDVYGDRAVVADGVVPAWVIDGSPELRPSGALAGRPAVRVQVAGVDLVRDGDGTWCVLEDNLRVPSGIAYAMQNRRLTESVLPELPRPAGLLSPEGTPRLLKRALLDAAGPAAGDDPHVVVLSQGPDDSAWFEHRMLAGEMGVPLVRSTDLLVDDAVLYRIANGRKHRVDVVYLRMGEDSLVHSPGADGMPLGPSLISALHAGSVVCANALGNGVGDDKAVYAYVPKLIQYYLGEKPLLADVPTYLCGIAEQRAEVLDRLDELVCKPVDGYGGDRIVIGPHASPDDLAAVRRQIRTAPHRWVAQEVVNLSTHPVFDGQELVPRHVDLRAFVFTGRESVVAPAALTRVAPAGSMIVNSSRGGGSKDTWLLG; from the coding sequence CACGCTGCGTCGCCAGGCGATCGGAATCGCCGAGACGCTGGGCCTCGGCCTGGTGGCCGCCGGAACGGTCCCGGTCGTCGACCTCGACGCCCTGCCGGTCACGCCGACCTCGCGCTACCGCCGGATGCTCGACGAATATCAGATGCTCGCCCGGGAGCAGCTCATCTGCGGCGCCCAGGTGCACGTCGGCGTCGCCGACCGCGACGAGGCCGTGGCCGTCGCGCAGCGGGTCACGCCGGCGCTGCCGGTTCTGCTGGCGCTCTCCGCCAGTTCGCCGTACTGGATGGGTGAGGACAGCGGCTACGCCAGCGTGCGCTCACTGGTCTGGATGCGCTGGCCGACCGCGGGCGACAGCGGCGTCGTCGCCGACGCCGCCGACCACGACGCGCTGGTCGCCGAGCTCGTCGCGTCCGGCACCATCACCGACCCCAAGATGGTCTACTTCGACGTACGCCCGTCGGCGCATCTGCCCACGGTGGAGCTGCGCGTCACCGACTCCAGTCCCGACGCCGACACCGTGGTGCTGCTCGCCGGACTCTTCCGGGGCCTGGTGCTGCGCGCCTTGCGCGACCACCGCGCCGGGCGGCCGCTCGTGCCGGTGCGCCCGCCGCTGCACCGGGCCGCGATGTGGCGTGCCGCCCGCTCCGGCCTGGAAGGCGACCTGCTCGACCTGCCCCGCTCGCCGGTGCCCGTGCCCGCCGCGGTCGCCGTGGAACGCCTCGTCGGGGAACTGCGCCCGCAACTGGAGGAACTCGGCGACTGGGAGCAGGTCTTCGCCCTGTCCGTGCAGGCGCTGAGCCGCGGCAGTTCCGCCGCCCGGCAACGGCGCGCCATGGCCCGCCGCGGCCGCATCTCCGACGTCGTGGACCTCGTGGTCGCCGACACCCGCGGCGGCGCCACCGGCATCGGCCCGGACGGGCAGACCGTTCCGGCCGGGCTCACCCCGTACGCGGCGGACGGGGACGAGGCGTTCCCGAGCGGCGACGTCGTGCCGGCGTACGAGCCGATCGTCACCGTGCTCGGCGCTCTCGGCCCGGCCGGGCTGCGGCGCCGGGAGGACGCCAAGGACGACGAGCAGCGCGCCCGCGGCATCACCTTCAGCGTCGCCGGCGAGGCCGCCACCCGGCTGTTCCCGTTCGACCTCGTGCCGCGGATCGTGCCGGCAGCGGACTGGGAGAGGCTGCGCGGCGGGTTGCTCCAGCGGATCCGGGCCCTCGACGCGTTCCTCGGCGACGTGTACGGCGACCGCGCCGTGGTCGCCGACGGCGTCGTGCCGGCCTGGGTCATCGACGGCTCGCCGGAGCTGCGGCCCAGCGGCGCCCTGGCCGGCCGTCCCGCCGTCCGCGTGCAGGTCGCCGGCGTCGACCTGGTCCGCGACGGCGACGGCACCTGGTGCGTGCTGGAGGACAACCTGCGGGTGCCGTCCGGGATCGCGTACGCGATGCAGAACCGCCGCCTCACCGAGAGCGTCCTGCCCGAGCTGCCCCGCCCGGCCGGCCTGCTCAGCCCGGAGGGGACACCGCGGCTGCTCAAGCGGGCCCTGCTCGACGCCGCCGGTCCGGCCGCCGGGGACGATCCGCACGTCGTCGTGCTCAGCCAGGGTCCGGACGACTCGGCGTGGTTCGAGCACCGGATGCTCGCCGGCGAGATGGGCGTGCCGCTGGTCCGTAGCACCGACCTGCTGGTGGACGACGCGGTCCTCTACCGGATCGCGAACGGGCGCAAGCACCGCGTCGACGTGGTCTACCTACGCATGGGTGAGGACAGCCTGGTGCACTCGCCGGGCGCGGACGGCATGCCGCTGGGTCCGAGCCTGATCTCCGCCCTGCACGCCGGGTCGGTGGTGTGCGCGAACGCGCTGGGCAACGGCGTCGGCGACGACAAGGCCGTGTACGCGTATGTGCCGAAGCTCATCCAGTACTACCTCGGCGAGAAACCGCTGCTCGCGGACGTGCCGACGTACCTGTGCGGCATCGCGGAGCAGCGGGCGGAGGTCCTCGACCGGCTGGACGAGCTGGTCTGCAAGCCGGTGGACGGCTACGGCGGCGACCGCATCGTCATCGGCCCGCACGCGAGCCCGGACGACCTGGCCGCGGTACGCCGGCAGATCCGCACCGCGCCGCACCGCTGGGTGGCCCAGGAGGTGGTGAACCTGTCGACCCACCCGGTGTTCGACGGCCAGGAGCTGGTCCCCCGCCACGTCGACCTGCGCGCCTTCGTCTTCACCGGCCGGGAATCGGTGGTCGCCCCCGCGGCCCTGACCCGCGTCGCACCCGCCGGGAGCATGATCGTCAACTCCTCCCGTGGTGGCGGCAGCAAGGACACCTGGTTGCTGGGCTGA